A DNA window from Planctomycetota bacterium contains the following coding sequences:
- a CDS encoding integration host factor subunit beta — protein sequence MSTVTKKELVEQVAQKTGADRGEARRIVQAFLDAVVDELNRGNRLEFRDFGVFEVRQRAPRTAQNPKTLVPVQVPAKRTVRFKPGRLMREQSTAAPELAPTR from the coding sequence ATGAGCACCGTCACGAAGAAAGAACTGGTTGAACAGGTCGCACAAAAAACCGGCGCCGACCGCGGCGAGGCGCGGCGCATCGTCCAGGCATTCCTGGACGCGGTGGTGGACGAACTGAACCGGGGCAACCGTCTCGAGTTCCGCGACTTCGGCGTGTTCGAGGTGCGCCAGCGGGCGCCGCGCACGGCGCAGAATCCCAAGACGCTGGTGCCGGTGCAGGTGCCTGCGAAGCGCACCGTGCGGTTCAAGCCGGGGCGATTGATGCGCGAGCAAAGTACGGCCGCTCCAGAACTTGCGCCGACCCGCTGA
- the dnaB gene encoding replicative DNA helicase has protein sequence MESKPTSSRGPDRGRPRADLREAQRLLDAAPPHAIEAEMSLLGSILIDPKVVGDVVQLVRLGGDFFRPAHGAIFEAMVGIWDKTASLDVVQLNQQLLDRGILDDVGGTAYLVELAESVPTAAHATEYARLVRDKATLRELIRAAGEILTEAQNSGDQPQQVLEAAEQRIFAIAQRREAAQFSSLQDLLDHAIKVIDASDGQAFNGLPTGFAEFDEITSGLQKGEMVVLAARPSMGKTAFALNIMENAAAAGHAVAMFSLEMGKQQLVQRLLCSKSGIDSQRLRRNMLRQDDYRALLSACEAMKSSKVWIDDTPGLTMLSMRSKARRLREMHGVEAIFIDYLQLMSAGSRAENRQVEVSDISRGIKAMARELEVPVICLSQLSRKSEDRPGHRPQMSDLRESGSIEQDADVVMMLHREEYYHPGDDDWNEANPDKRGLAELIIAKQRNGPTGVVKLTWDSRVTRFRDHADNPAAAGWDAPRLVRPNDRGSRGGDFDGMPM, from the coding sequence ATGGAATCAAAGCCAACTTCTTCGCGCGGTCCGGACCGCGGGCGTCCTCGCGCGGACCTGCGCGAGGCGCAGCGCCTGCTGGACGCGGCGCCGCCGCACGCGATCGAAGCGGAGATGAGCCTGCTCGGATCGATCCTCATTGATCCGAAAGTGGTGGGCGATGTGGTTCAACTTGTTCGATTGGGCGGCGACTTCTTCCGTCCTGCGCACGGCGCCATCTTCGAAGCCATGGTCGGCATCTGGGACAAGACCGCGTCGCTTGACGTGGTGCAGTTGAACCAGCAGCTGCTGGACCGCGGCATCCTGGACGACGTCGGCGGCACCGCGTATCTGGTGGAGCTGGCGGAGAGCGTGCCGACGGCGGCGCACGCGACCGAGTATGCGCGGCTGGTCCGCGACAAGGCCACGCTGCGCGAGTTGATCCGCGCCGCCGGCGAGATTCTCACCGAGGCGCAGAACTCAGGCGACCAGCCCCAGCAGGTGCTTGAGGCCGCCGAGCAGCGCATCTTCGCGATCGCTCAGCGGCGCGAAGCGGCGCAGTTCTCCAGCCTGCAGGACCTGCTCGACCATGCGATCAAGGTGATCGACGCCAGCGATGGCCAGGCCTTCAACGGACTGCCCACGGGGTTCGCCGAATTCGACGAGATCACCAGCGGCCTGCAGAAGGGCGAGATGGTGGTGCTGGCGGCGCGGCCCAGCATGGGCAAGACCGCCTTCGCCCTCAACATCATGGAGAACGCCGCCGCCGCCGGCCACGCGGTCGCCATGTTCAGCCTGGAAATGGGCAAGCAGCAGTTGGTGCAGCGCCTGCTCTGCTCCAAGAGCGGCATCGACTCGCAGCGCCTGCGCCGCAACATGCTCCGCCAGGACGACTACCGGGCCCTGCTTTCCGCCTGCGAGGCGATGAAGTCCAGCAAGGTGTGGATCGACGACACGCCGGGCCTGACCATGCTCTCCATGCGCAGCAAGGCGCGACGGCTGCGCGAGATGCACGGCGTGGAGGCGATCTTCATCGACTACCTGCAGCTGATGTCGGCGGGCAGCCGCGCGGAAAACCGGCAGGTCGAAGTGAGCGACATCAGCCGCGGCATCAAGGCCATGGCCCGCGAGCTCGAGGTGCCGGTGATCTGCCTGAGCCAGCTCAGCCGCAAGTCGGAGGACCGTCCCGGGCACCGTCCGCAGATGAGCGACCTGCGCGAGTCGGGCAGCATCGAGCAGGACGCCGACGTGGTGATGATGCTGCACCGCGAGGAGTACTACCACCCGGGCGACGACGACTGGAACGAGGCGAACCCCGACAAGCGCGGGCTCGCCGAGTTGATCATCGCCAAGCAGCGCAACGGTCCGACGGGCGTCGTGAAATTGACGTGGGACAGCCGCGTCACGCGCTTCCGAGACCACGCCGACAATCCCGCGGCGGCCGGCTGGGATGCGCCGCGACTGGTGCGGCCCAACGACCGCGGCTCGCGCGGCGGCGACTTCGACGGCATGCCGATGTAG
- a CDS encoding sigma-70 family RNA polymerase sigma factor codes for MPDADDPEFDRGLLARAAQGDPAAWRVVVEHWSPRIFAYLRSNTRNEELAEEITQSVFCTVAQKLSEYVEQGHFESWIFRIAINRLRDEMRRRKRHARPMDSEVLADITPQREESERASAEELQALRNAMEQLPEADRMIIDLRHQGGMSFQQIAETLSEPLGTLLARHHRAIRKLRDLMRRHMGDQI; via the coding sequence GTGCCGGATGCCGACGACCCTGAATTCGACCGTGGACTGCTGGCCCGCGCCGCCCAGGGCGACCCCGCGGCGTGGCGCGTCGTGGTGGAGCACTGGTCGCCGCGCATCTTCGCCTACCTGAGATCCAACACCCGCAACGAGGAGCTCGCCGAGGAGATCACCCAGAGCGTCTTCTGCACCGTCGCGCAAAAGCTCTCCGAATATGTGGAGCAGGGGCACTTCGAGTCGTGGATCTTCCGGATCGCGATCAACCGCCTGCGCGACGAGATGCGACGCCGCAAGCGGCACGCCCGGCCCATGGACAGCGAAGTGCTGGCGGACATCACCCCGCAGCGCGAGGAGAGCGAACGGGCCAGCGCCGAGGAGCTTCAGGCCCTGCGGAACGCCATGGAGCAGCTTCCGGAGGCGGATCGCATGATCATCGACCTGCGCCACCAGGGGGGGATGAGCTTCCAGCAGATCGCCGAGACCCTCTCCGAGCCGCTGGGCACGCTGCTGGCCCGTCACCACCGGGCGATCCGCAAACTGAGGGACCTGATGCGAAGGCACATGGGGGACCAAATATGA